Genomic DNA from Leptolyngbya iicbica LK:
ACGATAGTTGGCGGCCTCATCGCGGCGGGCGGCGCTGCGCATCAGGTAAACCCGAATTTTGTAGTCGCCGCTGGCGGGCAGGGTGCCCTCATACTGATTGCCGCTAGTCGACCCGACGAAGATGGCTTCATCGTTGCTCCCCGGCGGCAAAATATTGAAATAATTGGCTCCGTTATCGGTGGCCATGCTGATGTTGGCGTACTGTCCGGCCTGGGCATTGAGCACATAGTCAACGCTGTCATAGCCCACGATGCGATCTTCGACGGTGGCGCTTGTGGCTCCCGAAGCAAACTGCACCCGCTGCGTGCGATTGCCCCCTGAGCCAGCGCTGCTGCTGGCAGTGGGTTGATTGTTAGTCGCCGTCGCGTTGTTGGCGGATGCGCTTTCCGCAGGAGCGGTGGCGGGCTGCTCGGCCTCGGCGGTCGAAGTCTTGAGAACGCACTCGGTCAGCACGATCGCATTATTCACCTCCACCACAGCCTTTTCACCATCGATCATCAGCTTGGTGCTGCCGTCGCTATAGGTGGTGCCCGAGTCTGACTCCACCAGGGGCAAGGCCAGGTTGGGGCGATCGGGCAGGTCAGCCACTGCCTCATCTGCCGCTAGTCGCGCGGTGAACTCGTGACCGTCTTTGCACTGATAGGTGACGAGAGCGCCTTGTCCAGCGGCGGTGTCGGTTTTCGCGTTATTGCAGCCCAGCAGCGCCAGACTGGTGAGCAAGGTAATGCTCGTTAAAGCAGACAGTTTTTTCATCAGGAATTTCAAAAACGTTATGGATGACAGATGCGATCGCTCTTGTTTTGTCTCCAATCTTACCGATTTGCCTGGGGCAGACCAGGAAACTAAGACAATTTTTCAGATTCCAGCAAAGCCGAGATCGCGCCGTCCATTTTTCTCTGAGCGAGCAATCACACCCGGCTAATGAAGCATCAGGTCGCCTTTTTAACAGGCTGTTTTTGATGCCAATCTCCTGTCAAATATTTCAAAAATTTCTTAAGTGACTTATCTGACTTATCTGCAACGCTAGAAATTTGATGATCTAGAGTTGTCAATCCTACTGATGTGATAGATCGAGGTCAGATTACCTCCTGATTTGGATGGCATTGCCCCGAACTCCCAAGGCTAAAATCAGCCCTGATCTAATATTTGACGCCAATTAATCAGCTTAATTGACTTATCTGACGCAGTTTCACGATAAAGTTATGGCCTAACTGATTTAACTGAATAGTCTATTCTTGGCATTTTTTCATCAATCAAGATCAATTTTGGTTGCGCTCATCTATTTTCAGGGAGTCCATCAAGCTTTGCATGGCGAAAACTTTATAGGAGATTTATGTGAATACCGAGATCATAAAGCTTCTGCCAAAAACAACTTTTATACCTTTACCCGTAAAGTTGCTTACGTGATACTGCGAACGTGCATTCGTTATTGCTCAAACAAGCAATCTGCTCATTCGTTATTTCACGGAAAA
This window encodes:
- a CDS encoding MliC family protein, whose translation is MKKLSALTSITLLTSLALLGCNNAKTDTAAGQGALVTYQCKDGHEFTARLAADEAVADLPDRPNLALPLVESDSGTTYSDGSTKLMIDGEKAVVEVNNAIVLTECVLKTSTAEAEQPATAPAESASANNATATNNQPTASSSAGSGGNRTQRVQFASGATSATVEDRIVGYDSVDYVLNAQAGQYANISMATDNGANYFNILPPGSNDEAIFVGSTSGNQYEGTLPASGDYKIRVYLMRSAARRDEAANYRLEMVVAGSGGSASGSGGSNVQDDALVAGTPYNATGNISCVIGRDGADGSCAFGVVREGGGSGFVEVTHPNGSAVSIYFQNGEAVGAEGGSGAFSASRQGDQTVVFVGENRYVLPDAIIYGG